The segment AGGTAAATCCTGAAACTCCTGACTTTGTTGATTGATTTCCCCGACTAATCCCTGAAGTCGGTTAAAATCTCGGCAACAGTAGAGTACCCGTTTCCAAGCCCCATACCAATCCTGTCCGGCTTGCTGATGGGTACGAATGGGTTTGAGGCGTTCTTCCTCGTTTCTCAGGGATTCAGCCTGTTGCGCCCACGCCTGACGCCAGGGTTGCACGGCTTCTGGTTGCTCATGCTGATCATACCAGTCACGTTCACGGCGGAAGATTTCCCCTAATTCATCCAACTGGGAACGAGAGGTACAGCGCCCAATCGCGGCTAATCCCGCCTCAATCCAAAGGGGCAAGTTGCGATAACTGACAAAGATAGCACGGGATTCCACTAGCTTGACCCAGATTTGGTGATGCCAGCATTCGACGCGATCGATTTGCTGGAGGGGAATGTTAAGAAATGTAGCGACTTGATGGCGTACTTCGTCCAGAGAAAATTGGCGAGGATCAATTATTCCAGCCGTGATTAAGTTCCGAGACATGGTAAATCACTCCTAATTTGGGCATGAGCGGTAGCGTTGGCTTGATTTAGGACAGTTGATGTTGGATTTCTGGCAATCTCGGCTTTTTTGCCTGGAAAAACGCCCAAATCCTCAACCCTAAATCAATTGACCCAAAATCTTAGCCACCCCGCACAAGTTGCCATAAGAAGTCGGAGTGGCTAGAGGAGTGTTACTATTTCTTCTAGCTTCCAGACTGGTCTGGTCAGTTTGGGGGTTAGCTGCTCAGAGCTGCGGTAACAGCTTTGAGTGGCGCTAAGAGTTTTCGGTTTAATTTGGATTATCTTAGCACATTGAAGGATGGATACTCCAGCGTCAAGGCTTTGTTACAAAATACCAGTATGGTAAGACATGAACTTGACGCCGGACTCCAGGGAGTGGGCAAAAATATTCATCAATTGGTAATTCTCTGCAAGACCTATGGACGGGGCTAACCACACTGGAAACCCGCACCGAGTCTGGTGTAATTACCCAGAACTGGCATTGTGTACAAACCTTAACTGGTCATTCAGGTAAGGTTAATGCGGTGGCGATTAGTCCCCAGGGAGGGATTTTTGCCAGTGGAAGTGATGACCAAACCCTCCGACTTTGGCAATTAAAAACGGGTCAGAGATGGGAATTCTGGCTAAAAACTTTGCCT is part of the Coleofasciculus chthonoplastes PCC 7420 genome and harbors:
- a CDS encoding WD40 repeat domain-containing protein; the protein is MTQNWHCVQTLTGHSGKVNAVAISPQGGIFASGSDDQTLRLWQLKTGQRWEFWLKTLPGLMA